In Sedimenticola thiotaurini, the following proteins share a genomic window:
- a CDS encoding O-antigen ligase family protein, which produces MMFKLPEFLTTLDVDKTALRLLGILGFSLSFSPALVSISLGLMLLLFLLERRYRARLARVATQPLTYLTLALVVLHIVGFLWTSDTGMAEQTLSRGWKYMLIPFFMMYIRRENVPFLLTVFLSGMVLSELTSYLIWLGIIAPFGKATDIIPSPFMSYPYYTIYAALAAGLLVSFLLFDRAESRWRIFAAGGFLITILINLSITGGRGGQVGFFVLLFVLLMMYFGRRWINGVITFVLASTILFYSAYQFIPVFQTRADAAIEEVTHFETGIQKSSVGIRIALNINYFNAFLQAPWLGHGTGSYLDVYSEVNEQSAYQTHITQPHNMYLVILVQFGLLGGIIFLAMFGSMLWQGWYSADTLRAFRVAFPLFWLTIMWVNWYLYSHHTFYVFLFLTSVLYATTPTRESRGT; this is translated from the coding sequence ATGATGTTCAAACTTCCCGAATTTCTAACAACACTGGATGTTGATAAGACTGCACTCCGACTGTTGGGTATTCTGGGTTTTAGCCTTTCATTTTCACCAGCTCTAGTGAGCATCTCGCTGGGACTGATGTTGTTACTGTTTTTACTGGAGCGACGCTATAGAGCCAGACTGGCTCGGGTCGCAACACAACCTCTTACCTATCTGACCCTGGCACTGGTGGTTCTGCACATAGTCGGTTTTTTGTGGACCAGTGACACCGGTATGGCGGAACAAACTCTTTCCCGTGGCTGGAAGTATATGCTGATACCATTTTTCATGATGTATATACGGCGGGAAAATGTACCGTTTTTACTCACCGTATTTCTATCTGGGATGGTATTGAGTGAACTGACGTCGTACCTGATCTGGCTGGGCATCATCGCTCCATTTGGTAAAGCGACCGATATTATTCCGTCACCCTTTATGTCCTACCCCTACTACACAATTTATGCCGCACTTGCAGCAGGATTGCTTGTTAGCTTTTTATTGTTCGATAGAGCTGAAAGCCGCTGGCGCATATTCGCCGCCGGTGGATTTCTTATTACTATTTTGATCAATCTTTCAATTACGGGCGGACGTGGTGGACAGGTCGGATTTTTTGTTCTGCTGTTTGTACTACTAATGATGTATTTCGGCCGACGCTGGATAAACGGCGTGATTACCTTTGTTTTGGCCAGCACGATTTTATTCTATTCAGCCTATCAATTTATCCCTGTGTTTCAAACAAGAGCAGACGCTGCAATTGAAGAAGTTACGCATTTTGAAACGGGAATACAAAAAAGCTCGGTTGGTATCCGGATTGCGTTGAATATAAATTATTTTAACGCCTTCCTCCAAGCGCCATGGTTAGGACACGGCACAGGGAGTTATCTGGATGTCTATTCAGAAGTCAATGAACAGAGCGCCTACCAGACGCATATTACACAGCCACACAACATGTACCTGGTAATTCTGGTTCAGTTCGGGTTATTGGGCGGCATAATATTTTTAGCCATGTTTGGCAGTATGCTATGGCAAGGCTGGTACTCTGCCGACACATTGCGTGCCTTTCGCGTGGCTTTCCCGCTATTTTGGTTGACGATAATGTGGGTGAATTGGTATCTGTACAGCCACCATACTTTTTATGTTTTCTTGTTCTTGACCAGTGTATTGTACGCCACCACGCCGACCAGGGAGAGCCGGGGAACCTGA
- a CDS encoding mitochondrial fission ELM1 family protein produces MKPTPNNQKGHGDKPLVIWRLTDAKPGHENQSLGLCNALARLVDLVRYDIPVDTGLLTRWTGWLTGRFSAGQGLPSPDLVIGAGHRTHLALLAARRAFGGRAVVIMNPTLPRGLFDLCVIPEHDSVSGSNVFLTRGVLNRVVAGERDRLSGTLLLIGGRSAHFNWQSGAVISQIERIVRHQPEESFVLSNSRRTPDDLMAQLATLQLPNLTLVPWQQTGPDWVAQQLETSRAAWVSEDSVSMVYEAITSGAMVGLIELEKSRPGRVSRGVQGLVDNGWVTRFADWQERGVLREPPGCFNEAARCAEWMVEQWLTEH; encoded by the coding sequence TTGAAACCTACCCCGAATAATCAGAAAGGCCACGGTGATAAGCCGCTGGTCATCTGGCGCCTTACCGACGCTAAGCCCGGGCATGAGAACCAGTCCCTGGGTTTATGTAATGCACTGGCCCGGCTTGTGGACCTGGTCCGGTACGATATTCCGGTCGATACCGGTCTGCTCACCCGCTGGACGGGCTGGCTGACCGGGCGTTTTTCCGCCGGGCAGGGGCTGCCATCGCCTGACCTGGTCATCGGCGCGGGTCATCGGACCCACCTGGCCCTGTTGGCCGCCCGGCGCGCCTTTGGCGGACGGGCGGTGGTGATCATGAACCCCACCCTGCCCCGTGGTCTGTTCGATCTCTGCGTCATACCCGAACACGATAGCGTCAGCGGATCCAATGTGTTTCTTACCCGCGGTGTGTTGAACAGGGTGGTCGCCGGTGAGCGGGATAGGTTGTCCGGGACCCTGCTGCTGATAGGCGGTCGGTCAGCACACTTCAACTGGCAGAGCGGTGCTGTAATCAGCCAGATAGAGCGCATTGTCCGGCATCAGCCGGAGGAGTCTTTTGTTCTCAGTAACTCGCGCCGAACCCCGGATGATTTGATGGCCCAACTCGCCACCCTGCAACTGCCCAACCTCACCCTGGTGCCCTGGCAACAGACCGGACCGGACTGGGTCGCGCAACAGCTTGAAACAAGTCGTGCCGCCTGGGTCAGCGAAGACTCTGTCTCCATGGTCTATGAGGCCATCACCTCGGGTGCCATGGTCGGGTTGATTGAGCTGGAAAAAAGCCGTCCAGGCCGGGTAAGCCGCGGGGTTCAAGGGCTGGTGGACAACGGCTGGGTTACCCGGTTTGCGGATTGGCAGGAGCGGGGCGTGCTTCGGGAGCCACCGGGATGCTTTAACGAGGCGGCACGCTGCGCCGAATGGATGGTGGAACAATGGCTGACCGAGCACTGA
- a CDS encoding polysaccharide deacetylase family protein: protein MIAVILILAALALLIFSQRYAWWRPAVDYRYPRILMYHMVAEHRKGARFNKLRVRPGMFERQVRWLKEQGWHFASMTDLMQNRKLPEKTVVITFDDGYADNYLQAYPVLKKYGAKATLYLVVDRFDRDWSTSKKAHHDSGELMHEPKLSDDQVREMLASGLVELGGHTLTHANLAKLDREARTREVVSGREQLQQTFGQPVSSFAYPFGIYDEQDVSICAEAGFLSAVTTEEGINRDRFSDPYRLKRVKISGKDSMLAFRLRMKTGQRGWKR, encoded by the coding sequence ATGATCGCCGTGATTCTGATCCTGGCCGCGCTTGCCTTGCTGATTTTTTCACAGCGCTACGCCTGGTGGCGCCCGGCGGTGGACTATCGCTACCCCCGGATCCTCATGTACCACATGGTGGCCGAGCACCGGAAAGGCGCGCGCTTCAACAAGTTGCGGGTGAGGCCCGGCATGTTTGAACGGCAGGTGCGCTGGCTGAAAGAGCAGGGTTGGCATTTTGCCAGCATGACTGACCTGATGCAGAACCGGAAACTGCCGGAAAAAACCGTGGTGATTACCTTTGATGATGGCTACGCGGACAACTATCTGCAGGCCTACCCGGTGTTGAAAAAGTATGGTGCCAAGGCGACGCTGTATCTGGTGGTGGACCGTTTTGACCGGGACTGGTCGACCAGCAAAAAGGCCCACCATGACAGCGGCGAGTTGATGCATGAGCCGAAGTTGAGCGACGACCAGGTGCGGGAGATGCTCGCATCGGGGCTGGTGGAGCTGGGTGGGCATACCCTCACCCATGCCAATCTGGCCAAGCTGGACCGGGAGGCCAGAACCCGGGAGGTCGTGTCGGGCAGGGAGCAGTTGCAACAGACTTTTGGGCAGCCGGTCAGCAGCTTCGCTTATCCGTTCGGAATCTATGATGAGCAGGATGTGTCGATCTGCGCCGAGGCCGGTTTTCTATCCGCCGTGACTACGGAAGAGGGGATCAATCGGGACCGGTTCTCCGATCCCTACCGGCTAAAGCGGGTCAAGATCAGCGGCAAGGACTCCATGCTGGCGTTCCGCTTGCGGATGAAAACCGGTCAGCGGGGCTGGAAACGGTGA
- a CDS encoding polysaccharide pyruvyl transferase family protein, with protein MNISILNDTSKTSNWGCAATVAGLKTALTSACPGSSLASMELQPLPYRKIKLLRARAINRLADCLEDSSHTTSTLVERLQKLNFNLADYSLPDRLILNGEGDIHSRSGHLLRLLGIARLFKESGVRVSAVNQSVDLVVGSRQANILNLVYSALDFVSVREPVSLRLLEQIGVTNARVVPDAAFSIAPATQAEKDAVRDKLKLPERYVCLTGSSDISKRSGDLFIKVYEGLKRVAGLPVIMMASTKTDKALARQLQAHDPSIIVMTDTYDYRSALAVIAESDVLVGGRFHPVIFAAREGTPVVPFKGNTHKMEGLMELLSYPVEPIDWRVLADCEARIQYVLNNHQALTQLLSANSERLSVEVARLAG; from the coding sequence ATGAATATCAGTATCCTGAACGATACCAGCAAGACCTCAAACTGGGGATGTGCCGCAACAGTCGCCGGATTAAAGACTGCGTTGACCTCTGCATGCCCAGGGAGTTCTCTCGCCAGTATGGAGTTACAGCCACTGCCCTACAGAAAGATAAAACTGCTGCGCGCCCGCGCCATTAATCGGCTGGCTGATTGTCTGGAAGATTCCAGTCATACCACATCAACATTGGTCGAGAGGTTACAAAAGCTCAATTTTAATCTGGCGGACTATTCTTTGCCGGATCGGCTGATCCTGAATGGAGAAGGTGATATCCATTCTAGATCGGGACATCTGCTGCGCCTCTTGGGTATTGCCAGACTATTTAAGGAGTCTGGTGTCAGGGTGTCGGCGGTCAATCAATCGGTGGATCTGGTTGTTGGTAGTCGACAGGCAAATATATTGAACCTGGTTTATAGCGCGCTTGATTTTGTATCTGTGCGGGAACCGGTATCACTCCGATTGTTGGAGCAGATAGGCGTTACGAATGCACGGGTGGTTCCCGATGCGGCGTTCTCAATAGCCCCGGCGACTCAAGCGGAAAAAGATGCTGTCAGGGATAAGTTAAAACTGCCAGAGCGTTATGTTTGCCTGACCGGTTCGTCTGATATTTCAAAAAGGTCAGGTGACCTGTTCATAAAGGTCTACGAAGGACTGAAACGGGTCGCCGGATTGCCCGTCATCATGATGGCCAGTACCAAAACGGACAAGGCACTTGCCAGACAGTTACAGGCCCATGATCCATCCATAATTGTCATGACCGATACCTATGATTACCGCAGTGCTCTGGCGGTAATCGCAGAGTCAGATGTGCTGGTTGGAGGGCGTTTTCATCCGGTCATTTTTGCCGCCAGAGAAGGGACCCCGGTTGTACCGTTCAAGGGCAACACGCACAAGATGGAGGGGTTGATGGAGTTGCTCTCCTATCCGGTCGAGCCCATTGACTGGAGAGTATTGGCAGATTGCGAGGCCAGGATACAGTATGTACTTAATAACCATCAGGCCCTAACGCAGTTGTTATCAGCAAATAGTGAACGCCTGAGTGTAGAGGTGGCCCGGTTAGCGGGATAG
- the lpxL gene encoding LpxL/LpxP family Kdo(2)-lipid IV(A) lauroyl/palmitoleoyl acyltransferase yields MTTDTPQQARFPWQHFVHPRFWPTWLGLGILRLLCLLPFNTQLSIGRQLGRLARHLLSSRVHIARTNIRLCFPELSPEQQKQLLQKHFEAIGMGVFETALSWWGSDNELNGRVRIEGLEHIERARETGAGILLVTGHFSMMELTGHMLGLHNKPTGALYRPMKNPLMDLLLLRARQRRLSPLLKRDETRAMTRRLRRGESIFYAYDQNYGLDHALFIPFFGIPAATITATSRFAALGKAIVIAFFPKREADGSYVINIHPPLDGFGAGNDEQDTQRLNSLLEQAILEAPEQYFWIHRRFKTRPTGESPVY; encoded by the coding sequence ATGACCACCGATACCCCACAGCAAGCCCGATTCCCCTGGCAGCATTTTGTCCACCCCCGCTTCTGGCCTACCTGGCTCGGGCTTGGAATACTCAGACTGCTCTGCCTGTTGCCGTTCAATACCCAGCTCAGCATCGGGCGACAACTGGGTCGGCTGGCCCGGCACCTGCTGTCAAGCCGCGTCCATATCGCCCGCACCAATATCCGGCTCTGCTTTCCGGAACTCTCCCCGGAACAGCAGAAGCAGTTACTCCAGAAGCATTTCGAAGCCATCGGTATGGGAGTATTCGAAACCGCCCTCTCCTGGTGGGGGAGTGATAACGAGCTAAACGGGCGGGTCAGGATCGAGGGCCTGGAGCACATTGAGCGGGCCCGCGAGACTGGCGCAGGCATACTGCTGGTCACGGGCCACTTCAGCATGATGGAGCTGACCGGCCATATGCTGGGTCTGCATAACAAGCCAACCGGTGCGCTCTACCGACCAATGAAAAACCCACTGATGGATCTGCTGCTGCTGCGCGCCCGCCAACGCCGCCTCTCCCCGCTACTGAAGCGGGATGAGACCCGTGCCATGACCCGTCGCTTGCGCCGTGGGGAATCAATTTTCTATGCATACGACCAGAACTATGGACTGGATCATGCCCTGTTCATCCCTTTTTTTGGCATTCCGGCTGCCACCATTACTGCCACTTCACGCTTTGCTGCGCTGGGTAAGGCGATCGTTATCGCCTTCTTTCCCAAGCGTGAAGCGGATGGCAGTTATGTGATTAACATACACCCACCTCTGGATGGTTTTGGGGCGGGTAATGATGAACAGGATACCCAGCGCCTAAACAGCCTGCTGGAACAGGCGATCCTGGAGGCGCCAGAACAGTACTTCTGGATTCACCGACGATTTAAGACCCGACCGACAGGGGAATCACCGGTTTATTAA
- a CDS encoding branched-chain amino acid transaminase, translating into MVNFADRDGWIWLDGEMVPWREAKVHVLTHTLHYGLGVFEGVRAYKTEQGTAIFKLAEHTRRLFQSAHIMGMKMPFDEATLNQAQIDVVRENGLDSAYLRPLCFYGSEGMGIRADALGVHVMIAAWEWGAYLGEDNLKNGIRIRVSSYTRHQVNSMMCKAKASGNYINSMLALQEAVNDGYDEALILDASGYVMEGSGENFFLVKDDVIYTPDLTSALNGITRKTIFTFAEELGIPIVERRITRDEVYIADEAFFTGTAAEVTPIREVDNRTIGSGSRGPITEKLQTMYFDQVHGRRSQYPEWLTYVR; encoded by the coding sequence ATGGTAAATTTCGCGGACCGTGACGGCTGGATCTGGCTGGATGGCGAGATGGTGCCCTGGCGCGAGGCCAAGGTGCATGTGTTGACCCACACCCTGCATTACGGGCTGGGCGTGTTCGAAGGGGTTCGCGCCTACAAGACCGAGCAGGGAACGGCCATTTTCAAACTGGCCGAGCACACGCGCCGGCTGTTCCAGTCAGCCCACATTATGGGTATGAAGATGCCCTTTGACGAAGCGACACTGAACCAGGCGCAGATCGACGTGGTGCGGGAGAACGGACTCGACTCCGCCTATCTGCGACCGCTCTGTTTTTACGGGTCTGAAGGCATGGGTATCCGTGCCGATGCCCTGGGTGTGCATGTCATGATCGCCGCCTGGGAGTGGGGCGCCTACCTGGGCGAGGATAACCTGAAAAACGGCATCCGCATCCGGGTCTCCTCCTATACCCGCCACCAGGTCAACTCCATGATGTGCAAGGCCAAGGCCTCCGGCAACTACATCAACTCCATGCTGGCGCTGCAAGAGGCGGTGAATGACGGCTACGACGAGGCGCTGATTCTGGATGCCAGCGGTTATGTGATGGAGGGATCGGGCGAAAACTTCTTCCTGGTCAAGGATGATGTGATCTACACCCCGGATCTCACCTCGGCGCTGAACGGTATTACCCGCAAGACCATCTTCACCTTTGCCGAAGAGCTGGGTATCCCGATTGTGGAAAGACGCATTACCCGGGACGAGGTCTATATCGCCGACGAGGCGTTCTTCACCGGTACGGCGGCGGAAGTGACCCCGATTCGGGAAGTGGACAACCGCACTATCGGCAGTGGTAGCCGCGGACCCATCACCGAGAAGTTGCAGACCATGTATTTCGATCAGGTACACGGCCGCCGGAGCCAGTATCCCGAGTGGCTCACCTACGTCCGCTGA
- a CDS encoding glycosyltransferase family 4 protein, with amino-acid sequence MADRALTVLQMVPALAGGGVERGTLEVAQALAERGHRSLVISAGGRLVSQLEAEGSEHFTWPVDRKRPWTLRLIWPLRRFLKEQGVDILHYRSRVPGWIAYLAWRGMAPANRPRLISTVHGLHSVSAYSAVMTKGERVIAVSETIRRYIQENYPATPAERIQLIYRGVEPADFPYGYRPGDGWLQAWYQHFPQLRDKQVLTLAGRITRLKGHHDFITLIQRLVQQGRPVHGLIVGGKDPRRLAYANELEQKIASLGLQGDITFAGNRTDIRDVYGVSDLVLSLSSKPESFGRSALEALSMGVPVVGYDHGGIGEILQALFREGLTPLSDLDQLEARVKKVLDNGCQVERNQRFLRTEMIDKTLALYEECL; translated from the coding sequence ATGGCTGACCGAGCACTGACAGTTCTGCAGATGGTCCCGGCGCTGGCGGGCGGTGGCGTCGAACGGGGCACACTGGAAGTGGCGCAGGCCCTGGCGGAGCGCGGTCACCGGTCGTTGGTGATCTCGGCCGGCGGGCGTTTGGTGTCGCAACTGGAAGCGGAGGGGAGTGAGCACTTCACCTGGCCGGTGGATCGCAAGCGACCCTGGACTTTGCGGTTGATCTGGCCGCTGCGCCGTTTCCTTAAGGAGCAGGGTGTGGATATCCTGCACTATCGCTCCCGGGTGCCGGGCTGGATCGCCTATCTGGCGTGGCGGGGAATGGCGCCGGCTAACCGACCACGGTTGATCTCCACGGTACATGGTCTGCATTCGGTGTCTGCCTACAGCGCCGTCATGACCAAGGGGGAGCGGGTGATCGCCGTATCCGAAACCATCCGGCGCTACATTCAGGAGAACTACCCGGCCACCCCGGCGGAACGCATCCAGCTGATCTACCGGGGTGTGGAGCCGGCCGATTTTCCATACGGTTATCGACCAGGAGATGGGTGGCTGCAAGCGTGGTATCAGCACTTTCCCCAGCTACGGGATAAGCAAGTGCTCACCCTGGCTGGTCGTATCACCCGATTGAAGGGACACCACGACTTCATTACCCTGATTCAGCGGCTTGTTCAGCAGGGCCGGCCCGTTCATGGTTTGATCGTTGGGGGCAAGGACCCGAGAAGATTGGCCTACGCCAATGAGCTGGAGCAGAAAATCGCCAGTCTGGGCCTGCAGGGTGACATCACCTTCGCCGGCAATCGCACCGATATCCGGGATGTCTACGGGGTCTCCGATCTGGTGCTGTCTCTCTCCTCTAAGCCGGAGTCGTTCGGGCGTTCTGCACTGGAGGCCCTGAGTATGGGGGTGCCGGTGGTGGGTTATGATCACGGCGGGATTGGCGAGATACTGCAGGCCCTGTTCAGGGAGGGGCTGACGCCGTTATCCGATCTGGATCAGCTGGAGGCGAGGGTGAAGAAAGTGTTGGATAATGGCTGCCAGGTGGAACGGAACCAACGGTTTTTACGGACTGAGATGATTGACAAAACCCTGGCCCTGTACGAGGAGTGCCTGTAA
- a CDS encoding mitochondrial fission ELM1 family protein translates to MRKLRLWCLSDGVPGHFNQSKGLIKSLEHGYDVEIQWIDSRLKLPPLRRLMRKLLNKNVQRYAGWIEKLHTIELPAENQLPDLLISTGGNTAYINIALAQRYGCKNFFIGSLRGLDPALFTRVFTIEPVGAANNIVMSLAPTPMSWDQLEAAGKPLKASHDKPLWTMLIGGSTREYRYSADNWAAIADGMNQLAAKHGIKWLVTTSRRTEEQAEQILCERLEPAVIADAVWYKQEPRKIMAAYLGAAEQIFCTEDSLSMLTEAVSAGKPVTAIQPDDFEPEVRYENALCRLVGRGWITRIPADQLATIQLGTATSQSEEPSIQLWKQISESLDLVSRES, encoded by the coding sequence ATGCGCAAGCTGAGGCTGTGGTGCCTGAGTGATGGGGTGCCGGGACATTTTAATCAGAGCAAAGGGCTAATCAAGTCGCTGGAGCATGGTTATGACGTTGAGATCCAGTGGATCGACAGCCGGCTTAAATTACCTCCGCTGAGAAGGTTGATGCGCAAGCTGTTGAATAAGAATGTACAGCGTTATGCGGGCTGGATCGAGAAGTTGCATACCATCGAACTGCCTGCTGAAAATCAGCTGCCGGATCTGCTTATCTCCACCGGTGGCAATACCGCCTACATCAACATCGCGCTGGCTCAGCGGTACGGGTGCAAGAACTTTTTTATCGGGTCTCTGCGTGGACTCGACCCGGCCCTGTTTACCCGGGTGTTTACCATCGAGCCGGTGGGTGCGGCTAATAATATTGTCATGTCCCTGGCGCCTACGCCCATGAGTTGGGATCAACTCGAGGCTGCCGGAAAGCCGCTCAAAGCCAGCCATGATAAACCACTGTGGACCATGCTGATCGGTGGCAGCACCCGGGAATATCGCTACAGCGCGGATAACTGGGCGGCCATAGCGGACGGGATGAATCAGCTGGCGGCCAAGCATGGCATCAAATGGCTGGTGACCACCTCGCGCCGGACGGAAGAGCAGGCCGAACAGATTCTTTGTGAGCGGCTGGAGCCGGCTGTGATCGCTGATGCGGTCTGGTATAAGCAGGAGCCACGCAAAATTATGGCTGCCTATCTGGGGGCGGCCGAGCAGATATTTTGTACCGAAGACAGTCTCTCCATGTTGACGGAGGCGGTGAGTGCAGGAAAACCGGTGACTGCCATTCAGCCGGATGATTTTGAGCCGGAAGTCCGGTATGAAAACGCCTTGTGCAGACTGGTCGGCCGGGGATGGATTACCAGGATACCGGCCGACCAACTGGCAACGATCCAACTCGGCACAGCCACAAGCCAGAGCGAAGAGCCAAGCATCCAGCTCTGGAAGCAGATCAGCGAGTCGCTGGATCTGGTATCCCGGGAATCGTGA
- a CDS encoding glycosyltransferase: MKICEVMAGDEEGGLENHFIDLANALAGKHQVHVIAHRRYGDRFASGVRFHPLDLSRSRKNPLTLYRLLQLIRAIGPDVVHAHANKAAAMIALLRCWIAAPCVATIHSLKRKTAMFERFDHLIAVSKGVAGGIRNPALTVIYNGRNQSPGGSRSPSDTTKGRKCITFIGRLVHVKGVDLLLTAFSKLASQSVELRIVGDGPERSSLESQAEQLELDKRVTFMGNRDDIQSLLQEADLVVISSRREGFPLVLVEALLGHRPVVSTRVPGAAEILPEQVLADIESPDNLAERLEWALADADRLKRLFAPVFNFAENKLTHDHQVTATEAVLIDVVQRGKRCAS; encoded by the coding sequence GTGAAGATCTGTGAAGTCATGGCCGGTGACGAAGAGGGTGGGCTGGAGAACCATTTCATCGACCTGGCCAATGCACTGGCAGGCAAGCACCAGGTACACGTTATTGCCCATCGCCGGTATGGGGACAGGTTCGCCAGCGGCGTCAGGTTCCATCCGCTGGATCTGAGTCGCAGCAGAAAAAATCCCCTGACTCTTTATCGCTTGTTGCAACTCATCCGGGCCATCGGGCCGGACGTTGTTCATGCGCACGCCAACAAGGCAGCGGCCATGATTGCACTGTTGCGCTGCTGGATCGCTGCCCCCTGTGTCGCCACCATCCATAGCCTGAAGCGTAAAACCGCTATGTTTGAACGGTTTGATCATCTGATTGCGGTCAGTAAAGGTGTCGCGGGTGGGATCAGGAATCCGGCGCTGACCGTTATTTATAATGGTCGTAACCAATCCCCAGGGGGCAGTCGGTCGCCATCCGATACGACAAAAGGGCGGAAGTGCATTACCTTTATCGGTCGCCTGGTGCATGTCAAGGGCGTAGATCTTTTGCTGACGGCATTCAGCAAACTGGCCAGTCAATCGGTTGAACTGCGCATTGTGGGTGACGGACCGGAGAGATCAAGTCTGGAGTCTCAGGCCGAACAGCTGGAGCTGGACAAGCGGGTCACCTTTATGGGGAACCGGGATGACATCCAGTCGCTGTTACAAGAGGCTGACCTGGTAGTGATCTCATCACGCCGGGAAGGCTTTCCCCTGGTTTTGGTTGAAGCGCTGCTTGGTCACCGCCCCGTGGTCTCTACAAGGGTCCCAGGTGCCGCCGAGATACTGCCCGAACAGGTATTGGCTGATATCGAAAGCCCGGATAATCTGGCTGAACGACTGGAGTGGGCGCTGGCCGATGCAGATCGACTGAAGCGGCTGTTTGCCCCGGTCTTCAATTTTGCCGAAAACAAGTTGACCCACGATCACCAGGTAACCGCCACTGAAGCCGTATTGATCGATGTGGTACAGAGAGGAAAGCGATGCGCAAGCTGA